In Anopheles gambiae chromosome 2, idAnoGambNW_F1_1, whole genome shotgun sequence, a single window of DNA contains:
- the LOC1273246 gene encoding cathepsin O — protein MTEVIEMLMIILIVTLCFLMIPFNTKPSAVIESRRKFDVFVRLYDKPYRGDAREYAYRFQIFRTSLSKIRALNEWAREANDTAIYGITQYADLTDREFVARQLADLLPDEPGGGAGGPRAYQKYVIESRSAEMKNDIIFSRARRDALPAVRNLPHRVDWREQGVISTVKNQGGCGACWAISVVDTIAALAAIKRNDRKLIDLCHERVVRCAANGNNGCDGGDTCRLLEWLAEESYRIGAAESCLERNLADQEGGLNCTGESGVRREDGALNATLVKRFSCQGYENEEHLMLRHLATKGPIVAAVNAISWKYYLGGVIQYHCDSDYELLNHAVAIVGYDLNATVPYYIVKNSWGPRFGDHGYVKVAIGRNLCGIANRVSFIELV, from the exons ATGACGGAAGTGATCGAGATGCTGATGATCATACTGATCGTTACGCTCTGCTTCCTGATGATCCCGTTCAACACGAAGCCGAGTGCGGTGATCGAGTCGCGGCGCAAGTTCGACGTGTTCGTGCGGCTGTACGACAAGCCTTATCGGGGGGATGCGCGTGAGTACGCGTACCGGTTCCAGATCTTCCGCACGTCGCTCAGCAAGATTCGCGCGCTGAACGAGTGGGCCCGCGAGGCGAACGATACCGCGATCTACGGCATCACGCAGTACGCCGACCTGACCGATCGGGAATTCGTCGCCCGCCAGCTGGCCGACCTGCTGCCGGACGAGCCCGGCGGCGGTGCGGGAGGGCCGCGCGCCTACCAGAAGTACGTGATCGAGTCGCGCAGCGCGGAGATGAAGAACGACATCATATTCTCGCGCGCTCGTCGCGATGCGCTGCCGGCGGTGCGCAATCTACCGCATAGAGTTGATTG GCGGGAGCAGGGCGTCATCTCGACGGTGAAGAATCAGGGCGGCTGCGGTGCCTGCTGGGCGATCAGCGTGGTCGACACGATAGCGGCACTGGCCGCGATCAAGCGCAACGATCGCAAGCTGATCGACCTGTGCCACGAGCGGGTGGTGCGCTGCGCCGCGAACGGTAACAATGGGTGCGACGGTGGCGACACCTGCCGCCTGCTGGAATGGTTGGCGGAGGAAAGCTACCGGATCGGGGCGGCCGAATCCTGCCTGGAGCGGAACCTGGCGGACCAGGAGGGCGGGCTGAACTGTACGGGCGAGTCGGGCGTTCGGAGGGAGGACGGTGCGTTGAATGCGACGCTGGTGAAGCGGTTCTCCTGCCAAGG CTACGAAAACGAGGAACATCTGATGCTGCGCCATCTCGCCACGAAGGGACCGATCGTGGCCGCCGTGAACGCCATCTCGTGGAAGTACTATCTGGGCGGTGTGATACAGTACCATTGCGATTCGGACTACGAGCTGCTGAACCACGCGGTCGCCATCGTTGGGTACGACCTGAACGCGACCGTGCCGTACTACATCGTGAAAAACTCCTGGGGCCCCCGGTTCGGCGACCATGGGTACGTGAAGGTGGCGATCGGTAGGAACCTGTGCGGCATTGCCAACCGCGTCTCCTTCATCGAGCTGGTGTGA
- the LOC1273245 gene encoding tryptophan 2,3-dioxygenase — translation MSCPMRSGFVDSVQGGHHLGSEAGMLYGEYLMLDKVLSAQRMLSVEGKKPVHDEHLFIVTHQAYELWFKQIIFELDSIRDLFSTEHIEESRTLEILKRLNRIVMILKLLVDQVPILETMTPLDFMDFRDYLSPASGFQSLQFRLLENKLGVKSEHRVKYNQKYTEVFASDPGAIERIGTTETEPSLADLVQKWLERTPGLEQDGFNFWGKFQESVEQLLAEQEASAMSEEHENVREYRLMDIDKRREVYKSIFDAQVHDALVARGERRFTHKALQGAIMITFYRDEPRFSQPHQLLMLLMDIDSLITKWRYNHVIMVQRMIGSQQLGTGGSSGYQYLRSTLSDRYKVFLDLFNLSTFLIPRQSIPPLTNEMQKALNLAWGSPAHFARNGSLH, via the exons ATGAGCTGCCCAATGAGAAGTGGTTTTGT CGATTCGGTGCAGGGTGGACACCATCTCGGGTCGGAGGCGGGCATGCTGTACGGCGAGTACCTGATGCTGGACAAGGTGCTCAGTGCGCAGCGCATGCTGTCCGTCGAGGGCAAGAAGCCCGTGCACGACGAGCATCTGTTCATCGTGACGCATCAGG CGTACGAGCTGTGGTTCAAGCAGATCATCTTCGAGCTGGATTCGATTCGCGATCTCTTCAGCACCGAGCACATCGAGGAgtcgcgtacgctcgagattcTGAAGCGTCTCAACCGGATTGTGATGATTCTGAAG CTGCTGGTGGATCAGGTCCCGATCCTCGAAACGATGACACCGCTCGACTTTATGGACTTTCGCGACTACCTGTCGCCGGCGTCCGGCTTCCAGAGCCTGCAGTTCCGGCTGCTGGAGAACAAGCTCGGCGTAAAGTCGGAACACCGCGTCAAGTACAACCAGAAGTACACGGAGGTGTTTGCCAGCGATCCGGGCGCGATCGAGCGGATCGGTACCACCGAGACGGAACCGTCGCTGGCCGATCTGGTGCAGAAATGGCTGgagcgtacgcccgggctggaGCAGGATGGGTTTAACTTCTGGGGCAAGTTTCAGGAGAGCGTCGAGCAGCTGCTGGCTGAGCAGGAAGCGAGCGCAATG TCGGAAGAGCATGAGAACGTGCGCGAGTATCGGCTGATGGACATTGACAAGCGGCGCGAGGTGTACAAGTCCATCTTTGACGCGCAGGTTCACGATGCGCTGGTGGCCCGCGGTGAGCGTCGCTTCACGCACAAGGCGCTGCAGGGTGCGATCATGATAACGTTCTATCGCGACGAGCCACGGTTTAGCCAGCCGCACCAGCTGCTAATGCTACTGATGGACATCGATTCGCTGATCACCAAGTGGCGAT ATAACCACGTCATTATGGTGCAGCGTATGATTGGCTCGCAGCAGCTTGGCACCGGTGGCTCTTCTGGATATCAGTACTTACGTTCAACCTTAAG CGATCGGTATAAAGTGTTTCTCGATCTGTTCAACCTGTCCACGTTCCTGATCCCTCGCCAGTCGATACCACCGCTCACGAACGAGATGCAGAAAGCGCTCAACCTCGCCTGGGGATCGCCGGCCCACTTCGCACGCAACGGTTCGTTGCACTAA
- the LOC1273244 gene encoding odorant receptor 4 produces MARLVLHEVRYVLMAMLYISRGMATKIQNSPIDLYVYWFLTFIPIASLCVPQFTYLVVDTKSLIDFISVLVPITEILLTNGKMIICNVKRGKIINLINQVQVAWDECAKSEHLEIQTLITTTAKKSKIFVIIYTTSFLLICVEYSSMPLFKLIYHSAVYGKQSNYTIALPYLSRFAYSTESTTSFAWTYFFILIGVYLLALTLSGFDSLFSTLVMHIKMMFKVLKFEIEQLGLDLSAGKSHVELQAKLKQIILKHKTNLSLIEQLEDGFSFFLMAQFLTSSILVCVVLYELTMVFGWNEDTFKTVTYLPGAILQLFLFCWYAQQITEEARLVSDHIYNIPWYLADPKLQKDILTFMVKAQKPTGVTASKFYMVTLQTFQRISSTSYSYFTLLQTINQQ; encoded by the exons ATGGCCCGTTTGGTACTGCACGAGGTGCGCTACGTGTTGATGGCGATGCTTTACATATCTCGGGGTATGGCAACAAAGATTCAAAATTCCCCAATTGATCTGTACGTCTACTGGTTTCTGACGTTCATCCCAATCGCTTCGCTGTGTGTACCGCAG TTCACTTACTTAGTTGTAGATACCAAAAGCCTTATAGATTTCATCTCAGTACTGGTACCCATTACGGAAATCCTGCTAACGAATGGGAAAATGATTATATGTAACGTAAAGCGGGGGAAAATTATCAATCTCATCAACCAGGTCCAGGTGGCATGGGACGAAT GTGCAAAATCGGAACACCTGGAAATTCAGACATTGATTACGACCACTGCCAAAAAGTCGAAAATTTTCGTCATCATCTACACGACCTCTTTCCTGCTTATCTGCGTCGAGTATAGTTCAATGCCGTTGTTCAAGTTGATCTACCACAGCGCAGTTTACGGTAAGCAATCCAACTACACTATCGCTCTACCGTACTTGTCCAG GTTCGCTTATAGTACAGAGTCCACGACCAGCTTTGCGTGGACGTATTTCTTCATACTGATCGGAGTCTACTTGCTGGCGCTAACGCTCAGTGGCTTTGATAGCTTGTTTTCGACGCTTGTCATGCACattaaaatgatgttcaaGGTGTTGAAGTTTGAAATCGAGCAGCTGGGACTGGATCTGAGTGCCGGAAAGAGTCATGTCGAACTGCAGGCCAAGCTGAAACAAATCATTTTGAAGCACAAAACCAATTTATC CTTGATCGAACAATTGGAGGATGGTTTCAGTTTCTTTTTGATGGCGCAGTTTCTAACCAGCTCGATTTTGGTTTGCGTCGTGCTATATGAGCTAACTATG GTGTTCGGATGGAATGAGGATACGTTCAAAACGGTTACCTACCTGCCAGGCGCCATCCTGCAGCTCTTTCTGTTTTGCTGGTACGCGCAACAAATTACCGAGGAGGCGCGATTGGTGTCGGACCATATTTACAACATTCCTTGGTATCTGGCCGATCCGAAGCTGCAGAAAGACATTCTCACATTCATGGTTAAAGCCCAGAAGCCTACCGGTGTGACGGCGTCCAAATTTTACATGGTTACGCTGCAAACCTTTCAGCGA atAAGCAGTACATCTTACTCCTACTTTACCTTACTGCAAACCATCAATCAGCAATAA
- the LOC1273243 gene encoding uncharacterized protein LOC1273243: MAEGTYEYECMRAELLGLAHPSREEFEEKQKLRQETEVEEQLTEQLKDVDLQGESLQGTSGKMDELTNILTATQQKINKFKVACGSLTSLLKLRPSTPSSEPAAGAAEGKSINDALDTLDTMKDLNAASDATVAKAAAQDIGTKVTSQLDKLDSLLHKADNATYSMKHQTDQMKKIAK; encoded by the exons ATGGCAGAAGGCACGTACGAGTATGAGTGTATGCGAGCGGAACTGCTCGGGCTGGCCCATCCCAGTCGGGAGGAGTTCGAGGAGAAGCAAAAGCTGCGCCAGGAGACGGAAGTGGAGGAGCAGCTCACCGAGCAGTTGAAg GATGTGGACTTGCAGGGCGAGTCGCTGCAGGGCACGTCGGGCAAGATGGACGAGCTGACGAACATACTGACCGCGACGCAGCAAAAGATCAACAAGTTTAAGGTGGCGTGCGGCAGTTTGACCAGCCTGCTGAAGCTGCGCCCGTCGACGCCCAGCAGCGAACCGGCCGCCGGTGCAGCGGAAGGAAAGTCCATCAACGACGCGCTGGACACGCTGGATACGATGAAGGACCTGAACGCAGCCTCGGACGCTACGGTGGCCAAGGCGGCAGCACAGGACATCGGCACCAAGGTGACGTCCCAGCTGGACAAGCTGGACTCGTTGCTGCACAAAGCCGACAATGCGACGTACTCCATGAAGCATCAAACGGATCAGATGAAGAAGATTGCCAAGTAA
- the LOC3290674 gene encoding uncharacterized protein LOC3290674 — protein MLPLSQVFARSVWCVVGMAFVTLGALDVREGSSCTQLDFDEATVSSLRKCEYMQEFVAKRYDESDHFEPYRSDAVYYLSHRWQGLTCGETVNTYAFNAETELRMAYNLVFDSGAMLEVRVYDEEHTDPDNKPTLVEYWSTKVSTDGWGYFREKLNKTVKQARIQIEANINAGSDLAIEYLTIFNYEVETEECSTIDEFSTTTGVPPSSTSTVTMPATTTTQQPDTTPPVQTTTSAALSTDDVEAATTTTTEVSEELTTSSLEQTTTTTVATTTTTTVEPTTTTTNNPRDDSSLQPTTSTTEQHNTNSPTTSSAQTTGSTTATTFFATTQNPPASYETISPKQWLWITLTALFAVLFVLAASAALYLCFMNQHLERISNRLLDEMGRHPYKK, from the exons ATGCTGCCGCTCAGCCAAGTGTTTGCGCGTTCCGTGTGGTGTGTCGTTGGGATGGCGTTCGTTACGCTCGGTGCGCTAGACGTGCGCGAGGGCTCCTCCTGCACGCAGCTGGACTTTGATGAGGCAACAGTGTCCTCACTGCGCAAGTGTGAATACATGCAGGAGTTTGTTGCGAAGCGGTACGACGAGTCGGACCATTTCGAACCGTACCGGTCGGACGCGGTGTACTATCTGTCCCATCGCTGGCAGGGACTAACGTGCGGGGAAACTGTGAATACGTACGCGTTCAATGCCGAAACGGAGCTGCGCATGGCTTACAATCTTGTGTTTGACAGTGGCGCCATGCTCGAGGTGCGCGTGTATGACGAGGAGCATACGGATCCAGACAACAAGCCGACGCTGGTGGAGTACTGGAGCACTAAGGTTTCGACCGATGGATGGGGATACTTTCGCGAGAAGCTTAACAAAACGGTGAAACAAGCACGG ATTCAAATTGAAGCCAACATCAACGCTGGAAGCGACTTGGCCATTGAGTATCTGACCATATTTAACTACGAGGTAGAAACGGAAGAGTGTAGTACGATTGATGAGTTCTCAACGACAACTGGCGTGCCGCCGTCAAGTACAAGCACGGTGACAATGCCAGCGACAACAACCACTCAACAACCTGACACAACTCCACCGGTCCAGACAACGACGTCCGCTGCGTTATCAACTGATGACGTCGAAGCAGCAACCACAACTACAACGGAAGTCAGCGAAGAGCTGACGACAAGCTCGTTAGAACAAACAACTACAACGACtgttgctactactactaccaccacagttgaaccaacaacaaccaccaccaataATCCGCGTGATGACAGCTCCTTGCAACcgaccaccagcaccactgaacaacacaacaccaacTCACCAACAACTTCCAGCGCACAGACGACGGGCAGCACAACAGCGACGACGTTCTTTGCTACTACACAAAACCCTCCTGCTAGCTACGAAACAATCAGCCCGAAACAGTGGCTCTGGATTACGTTGACAGCACTGTTTGCGGTACTGTTCGTGCTGGCTGCCAGTGCTGCCCTCTATCTGTGCTTCATGAACCAACACCTGGAGCGGATCAGCAACCGCCTGCTAGATGAAATGGGTCGCCATCCTTACAAGAAGTGA
- the LOC133391131 gene encoding mucin-2-like, whose protein sequence is MEPKWLLLAVFCLFCQNLSLGSLTTEDDVASNANDTKQWRILQAPRVTTPSSGRMTTTTRRMPTTTVARGKTTARSAQPSSAAGRTSTTTKRSGQLLAGPKAPTTTSRTTKTALRVSSGPNGKVSTTTAKSMQGRTTTKPRGIPQKIQQGPTTRRPGPTTTTQRPQVRTTTPPVLLRMPPRPTTTSVSPLSLFGYQMYSLPFSFFNAQPPTTVANSNTTDTSNMTTTENPAVSSSTTEATSTMSTTSSSSTVAPGANATTTTAAAAVEYEEEPQEQPNPPEYDYPEEQHNATTPVVTTVTPVTESHNSVSSTAGPQMVRKRRKKVTTTTPGPSPGMIRIRVRRKRTTVAPAVDAITESSS, encoded by the exons ATGGAGCCCAAATGGTTACTGTTGGCAGTGTTTTGCCTATTCTGCCAG AATTTGTCGTTAGGGTCGCTTACTACGGAAGATGATGTCGCATCTAACGCGAACGATACGAAGCAATGGAGAATATTGCAGGCACCCAGAGTAACAACGCCTAGCAGTGGGAGGATGACCACTACCACCAGAAGGATG CCTACTACGACGGTCGCTAGAGGCAAAACAACAGCGCGCTCCGCACAG CCTTCCAGCGCTGCCGGTAGAACATCGACCACTACGAAACGATCCGGTCAG CTTCTTGCAGGTCCTAAAGCACCAACTACCACATCACGAACTACTAAAACGGCTCTG AGAGTTTCCAGCGGACCGAACGGCAAAGTTTCCACTACTACAGCCAAATCCATGCAG GGCAGGACAACTACGAAACCACGTGGAATACCGCAG AAAATCCAGCAAGGTCCTACG ACGCGGCGTCCCGGTCCAACAACCACAACGCAACGACCGCAGGTGCGAACGACCACTCCTCCAGTTTTGCTACGCATG CCTCCCCGACCGACGACGACATCAGTTTCGCCTTTGTCGCTCTTTGGGTATCAAATGTACTCGTTACCGTTCAGCTTTTTCAACGCCCAACCCCCAACGACCGTagccaacagcaacacaaccgACACGTCCAACATGACAACCACTGAGAATCCTGCCGTAAGCTCCAGCACAACCGAAGCGACCAGCACGATGAGCACCACGTCGTCCAGCAGCACGGTAGCACCGGGAGCGAacgcaaccaccaccaccgccgccgccgcggtGGAGTACGAAGAGGAGCCCCAAGAACAGCCAAACCCGCCCGAATATGACTACCCGGAGGAGCAGCACAATGCAACTACACCGGTGGTAACGACGGTGACACCCGTCACGGAGTCACACAACAGTGTGTCCTCGACTGCCGGTCCACAAATGGTTCGGAAGCGCCGTAAAAAGGTCACCACGACCACACCCGGCCCTAGCCCGGGAATGATACGGATTCGGGTGCGCAGAAAGCGCACCACCGTCGCGCCAGCAGTCGACGCGATTACGGAGAGCTCGAGCTGA